From one Oceanimonas doudoroffii genomic stretch:
- a CDS encoding LysR substrate-binding domain-containing protein, with protein sequence MTTAPLTDRVLTRTPPLTGLKFFLAAAKYQNFTRAADALCVTQSAVSRQVRELEAHLGCELFNRTGRRVELTNFGRILYDSVSVSFSNIAHTLNRIKTAVAREHSSQLSICMTSAFSLLWMAARLADFRTKYPDIDVCLITTDNFQDIDEMINIDIYITPGAIKKNGCKSTPLFVEKAYPVCSPAYLEKHPDLKRSSDLLSAQLLHLNPMFRSHTLEIFDWDLWFEFKGVELDKALYERDHDLTANSYQLLIQMALDGQGIALGWNHLVKDLESSGKLVRPVCDGDIILEDRKHYMTYCEGLEVSAKVQDFITWLLEQFPNQQE encoded by the coding sequence GTGACTACCGCCCCCCTTACGGACAGGGTTCTGACGAGAACGCCACCGTTGACAGGACTCAAATTTTTTCTGGCTGCAGCCAAGTATCAGAACTTTACTCGTGCGGCAGATGCATTGTGTGTCACCCAGTCGGCAGTTAGCCGGCAGGTGAGAGAGTTAGAGGCTCATCTTGGTTGTGAGCTGTTCAACCGCACTGGTCGACGGGTTGAACTGACGAACTTTGGCCGAATTCTTTATGACTCAGTAAGTGTGTCATTCTCCAATATTGCTCATACATTGAATCGCATTAAGACAGCCGTTGCACGAGAGCATAGTTCGCAGCTTTCGATCTGTATGACATCCGCATTCTCTCTGCTGTGGATGGCTGCGCGACTTGCCGATTTTAGAACCAAATACCCTGATATCGATGTTTGCCTGATTACTACCGATAATTTCCAGGATATCGATGAAATGATCAATATCGATATTTACATTACTCCTGGCGCTATCAAAAAAAATGGCTGTAAATCTACACCTTTATTTGTGGAAAAAGCATATCCAGTCTGCTCTCCTGCATATCTAGAGAAGCACCCAGACCTCAAGCGATCATCGGATTTACTTTCTGCACAGCTTCTACACCTTAACCCAATGTTTCGATCCCATACTCTAGAGATTTTCGACTGGGATTTATGGTTTGAATTTAAAGGTGTTGAGCTTGATAAGGCACTTTATGAGCGAGACCATGATCTGACGGCAAATAGTTATCAATTATTGATCCAGATGGCTCTGGATGGCCAAGGTATCGCTTTGGGATGGAATCACTTAGTCAAGGATCTTGAAAGTAGCGGCAAGTTGGTTCGACCTGTCTGCGATGGCGATATTATACTGGAAGATAGAAAGCACTATATGACGTATTGCGAGGGACTTGAGGTTAGCGCCAAGGTGCAGGATTTTATAACTTGGTTATTGGAGCAGTTTCCTAATCAGCAGGAGTGA
- a CDS encoding cupin domain-containing protein yields MAAQFIRPIEITADYPGITSSTPEDILLSGNGDTLASIPFKSSDATVISGIWMSEPFSKKKSHPDEMEFCYLIEGKVKLTDKNGNSSEFSAGESFVVEPGFDGIWESVIPVRKYFVIAKCR; encoded by the coding sequence ATGGCTGCTCAATTTATTAGACCAATTGAAATCACTGCAGATTACCCCGGCATTACAAGCTCAACACCTGAAGATATTCTCCTTAGTGGGAATGGTGATACGCTTGCCAGCATTCCCTTTAAATCTTCCGATGCCACAGTCATCAGTGGTATTTGGATGTCTGAGCCATTCAGCAAGAAAAAATCTCACCCCGATGAAATGGAGTTCTGCTATCTGATTGAGGGCAAGGTCAAACTAACCGACAAAAATGGCAACAGTAGTGAATTTTCGGCAGGTGAATCCTTCGTGGTCGAGCCCGGCTTCGATGGCATTTGGGAATCAGTTATCCCGGTTCGTAAATATTTCGTGATTGCTAAATGCCGTTAA
- a CDS encoding SDR family NAD(P)-dependent oxidoreductase — MKDFSLKGKTIFITGSTRGLGWAMAQACTTAGANVILHGRSERSLRARVDELKSKGGNADYLAFDVRDREKVESAIATIEEKHGAIWGLINNAGLLNHGFVTDQTAEDYEGILDVHLVSPFILTREAAKRMMNNEGPDRGRILNIASIAVNNPRPGIGNYTTAKSAIIGFTRSMSADLGEYGIRCNAIAPGYFLTDINKERLNDQSFVDKINSRTPAKRWGEPEELGGPAVFLMSSASSYVNGQTLFVDGGMSHFS; from the coding sequence ATGAAAGATTTCTCCCTTAAGGGCAAAACCATCTTTATAACCGGCTCAACGCGAGGACTAGGTTGGGCTATGGCCCAAGCATGCACAACGGCAGGTGCCAATGTGATACTTCACGGACGCTCTGAAAGATCCTTACGGGCAAGGGTCGATGAACTTAAAAGTAAAGGAGGTAATGCGGATTATTTAGCCTTTGATGTTCGTGATCGCGAGAAGGTTGAAAGCGCCATTGCCACCATAGAGGAAAAACACGGCGCCATCTGGGGGCTAATCAATAATGCAGGCCTATTGAATCACGGATTCGTTACAGACCAAACTGCGGAAGATTATGAAGGGATTCTGGACGTTCATTTGGTATCACCCTTCATCCTCACTCGCGAGGCAGCTAAAAGAATGATGAACAACGAAGGTCCAGATCGAGGTCGCATCCTCAATATTGCTTCTATTGCCGTCAACAACCCTCGCCCCGGTATCGGTAATTACACTACGGCAAAAAGCGCCATCATCGGATTTACCCGCTCCATGAGTGCAGATCTGGGAGAATACGGTATACGCTGCAATGCTATCGCCCCCGGCTACTTCCTGACGGATATCAACAAAGAACGGCTTAATGATCAGAGCTTCGTCGACAAGATCAACAGTCGCACACCGGCCAAGCGATGGGGTGAGCCGGAAGAGTTGGGAGGTCCAGCTGTATTCCTAATGTCTTCAGCCTCTTCCTATGTCAATGGGCAGACCCTGTTCGTGGACGGTGGCATGAGTCACTTTTCCTAA